TCGAGGGCGGGATGGGCGCGGACGCCATCGCCCGGCTCATCGACGAGTCCGACTTCGATGCTCAGGAGGAGGAACTGCGCCTGATGGTGTCGCCCCCCGAGGGCACCAAGCCGCTGTCGGCGCAGCGCAAGCACAAGGCGATCCGTCGCCTGCGGATCGTGAGCGCCTTCAACACCCGCGACGAGCACGGGCGCCGGATCAACGACCCGCGGGCGATGATCCTGGACGTGGTGCCGGTCATCCCGCCGGACCTGCGTCCCATGGTGCAACTCGACGGTGGACGGTTCGCCACCTCGGACCTGAACGACCTCTACCGGCGCGTCATCAACCGGAACAACCGCCTGAAGCGCCTGCTGGACCTGGGGGCGCCGGAGATCATCGTCAACAACGAGCGGCGGATGCTGCAGGAGGCCGTGGACGCGCTGTTCGACAATGGCCGCCGGGGCCGCCCGGTCACCGGGCCGGGCAACCGCCCGCTCAAGTCGCTCTCGGACATGCTGAAGGGCAAGCAGGGCCGGTTCCGTCAGAACCTGCTGGGCAAGCGTGTGGACTACTCGGGACGTTCGGTGATCGTCGTGGGGCCCACGCTCAAGTTCCACCAGTGCGGCCTGCCGCGCCTCATGGCACTCGAGCTGTTCAAGCCGTTCGTCATGAAGAACCTCGTGGAGCAGGAGCTGGCGCCGAACATCAAGTCTGCCAAGCGCATGGTCGAGCGCCGCCGTCCGGCGGTCTGGAGCGTCCTGGAGGAGGTCATCAAGGAGCACCCGGTGCTACTGAACCGGGCGCCCACCCTGCACCGACTCGGCATCCAGGCCTTCGAGGCGGTGCTGGTCGGCGGCAAGGCGATCCAGATCCACCCGCTGGTCTGCGCCGCCTTCAACGCCGACTTCGACGGGGATCAGATGGCCGTGCACCTGCCGCTGTCCTCGGAGGCGCAGGCCGAGGCCCGCGTGCTCATGCTCTCGGCCAACAACGTCCTGTCGCCGGCGCACGGCGCACCGCTCGTGACGCCCACCCAGGACATGATCATCGGCACCTACTACCTCACCCTGCTGAATCCCGAGGGGCGTGGTGCCGGCCGGGTCTTCCGCGATGCCGACGAGGTGATGTTCGCCTACGAGGCCGGCCAGGTGGAGTTGCATGCGGCGATCGAGTACCGCGTGCCCGAACTGCAGCGGCCCGCCGCCGGCGGCGAGGATGCGGCCGAGGGCAACGGCAGGGCCGCCTACAAACCCACCACGGTCGGGCGGATCCTGCTGAACCAGCAGCTGCCGGAGGACTTCGGATTCATCAACGAGGAGTTGCGGCGGCCGGCGGTGGGCCGGGTCGTCGAGCGCCTCGCCCGCAACTACCCCAAGGCGGAGGTGGCGCGCAGCCTCGACGGTCTGAAGGACCTGTGCTTCCGGTTCGCCACGCAGTCGGGCCTCACGATCTCCCTCGACGACATCAAGGTGCCGGCCGACAAGCCGCGGATCCTGGAGCGCCGCGAGCGGCAGGCGCAGTCCACGGAGAACCAGTTCCGCCGCGGGATCATCTCCGACGGCGAGCGGCGCCAGAAGGAGATCGAGACCTGGCTGGAGGCCACCCAGGAGGTGCAGGACGAGATGGTCGAGGCCCTGGGCGGCGAGGGCCTCAACCCCCTGAACATGATGGTGGACTCCGGCGCACGCGGGAACATGATGCAGTTGCGTCAGATCGCCGGAATGCGCGGCGTGGTGGCCAACCCGCGCGGCGACATGATCTCCCGACCGATCAAGTCGAACTTCCGCGAGGGGCTGTCGGTGCTGGAGTACTTCATCTCCACGCCGGGCGCACGCAAGGGACTTGTGGACACGGCGCTGCGCACCGCCGACTCCGGCTACCTGACCCGGCGCCTCGTCGACGTTGCGCAGGAACTCATCATCAACGACGAGGACCCGTTCGAGAACAACGAACCGGTGCCGGGGATCCACGTCGATCTTCGCTCCGGCGACCGGCCGCTGGAGGTGCGCCTGCTGGGCCGGGTGCTGGCCGACACCGTCACGCTCGACAACGGGACGGAGATCGCCGCAGGCGAGATGGTGACGCGCCAGCTCATGGAGCACCTCGCCGCCGACTCCGGACTCGAGCGGGTGCGCGTGCTGTCACCGCTCACCGACAACTCCCTCCAGGGGATCTCCGCCAAGTCCTACGGGATGTCGCTCGCCACCGGAGCTCTGATCGAGACGGGCGAAGCGGTCGGCGTGATCGCTGCCCAGTCCATCGGCGAGCCGGGCACCCAGCTGACGATGCGGACGTTCCACACGGGTGGAGCCATGGAGTTGGGACGGTCGGTGAGCGACATCGCCCGCGGCCTGCCCCGCGTCGTGGAGTTGTTCGAGGCCCGGACCCCCAAGGGCAAGGCGACCCTGGCGAGGAGTTCGGGTGTCCTGCGCGTCGACGAGCCCGACGGCCAGCAGCAGCGGCTGCGCGTGGTCGCCTCCGACGGCAGCGAGGAGAAGCACGTCGCCGTCGTGGGGGCGCGCTTGGAGTTCGCCGACGGCGGCGAGGTCGAGGCCGGTGACGTGCTCGTCGAGGGCAACGTGGACCCGAAGGAACTGCTGGAGATCAAGGGCCTGCGCGCCGTGCAGCAGTACCTCGTGGACGAGGTGCAGGCCGTCTATCGCGAGCAGGGCGTGTCGATCCACGACAAGCACATCGAATTGATCGTGCGCCAGATGACCCGGCGGGTGCTGGTTCAGGAGTCCGGCGACTCGGATTTCCTGCCCGGCGAGCGGGTCGACGCCCGCCGTTACCGGGACGCCAACCGGCAGCTCATTACCGAGGAGAAGCGCCCGGCGCAGGGTCGTCCCGAACTCATGGGAATCACGAAGGCCTCGCTGGCGACAGATTCGTGGCTCTCGGCCGCCTCCTTCCAGACGACGACGCAGGTACTCACCGAGTCCGCCATCGAGTCGCGCAGCGACGATCTGAGCGGGCTCAAGGAGAACATCATGATCGGCAAGCTGATCCCGGCGGGCACCGGTATCGCCAAGTACCGCAACGTCGCGCCGCACGCCCCCGATTACGTGCCGATGGAGGTCTACTCCGAGGAATACGACGAGTTCGCGGAGGGGTACGCGGACGTCTTCGGCGTGGCGCCGGAGACGAATGAGGCGGTGGAGCCGGACGAGTCTCCGGAACTCGCCGCCGAGACCGCCGGGTTGTGAACAAGGTCGCCCGCTCGTAGTCTGAAATGTCGGCTTCGGCCTGTCCCCGGACGTGCTCGCCGAGAAAAACCGCTGCTAGAGGCACCTGATCGAGCCCGGCCCGGCCCACGGAGTGTGGACCGTTGCGCGGGCCGCCCCGGTTCCCGACCAGTGCTCATCTGCAACCGATACCCGCTACATCCAACCGGACATCCAGGAGTTCCACCCAACCGTGCCCACCATCCAGCAACTCGTGCGCAAGGGACGCCGGTCCAAGTCCCGCAAGGACAGCACGCCGGCTCTCAAGGGCGCGCCCCAGCGGCGGGGGGTGTGCACGCGGGTCTACACAACCACTCCCAAGAAGCCGAACTCAGCGCTGCGGAAGGTGGCGCGAGTGCGCCTCACGAGCGGGATCGAGGTGACCGCCTACATCCCCGGTGAGGGACACAACCTGCAGGAGCATTCCATCGTGCTGGTGCGCGGCGGCCGGGTGAAGGACATCCCGGGCGTACGCTACAAGGTCATCCGCGGGGCCCTGGACTCCAGCGGTGTGGACGAGCGCCGGCAGGCTCGCAGCCGCTACGGCGCCAAGAAGGACTGACGAGATGCCCCG
The window above is part of the bacterium genome. Proteins encoded here:
- a CDS encoding DNA-directed RNA polymerase subunit beta', with translation MDQDRRNTSSALDVNEFGRLRIGLATADSIRTWSNGEVKKPETINYRTLKPEKDGLFCEKIFGPQKDWECTCGKYKRIRFRGIICERCGVEVTRTKVRRERMGHIELAAPVVHIWYLRGTRSWLAYLLTGTEPRQEVKAKQLEKVVYFAAHLVVHVDAERRDADLGELERDMHEELRIVRTEFDERRDEIQRALEEELAELEEGGGTGADIRNRRAAAERELEELQELRTEELEKIQNAFEIFRDLHSRQIIEDEELWSELTYRYQDYFEGGMGADAIARLIDESDFDAQEEELRLMVSPPEGTKPLSAQRKHKAIRRLRIVSAFNTRDEHGRRINDPRAMILDVVPVIPPDLRPMVQLDGGRFATSDLNDLYRRVINRNNRLKRLLDLGAPEIIVNNERRMLQEAVDALFDNGRRGRPVTGPGNRPLKSLSDMLKGKQGRFRQNLLGKRVDYSGRSVIVVGPTLKFHQCGLPRLMALELFKPFVMKNLVEQELAPNIKSAKRMVERRRPAVWSVLEEVIKEHPVLLNRAPTLHRLGIQAFEAVLVGGKAIQIHPLVCAAFNADFDGDQMAVHLPLSSEAQAEARVLMLSANNVLSPAHGAPLVTPTQDMIIGTYYLTLLNPEGRGAGRVFRDADEVMFAYEAGQVELHAAIEYRVPELQRPAAGGEDAAEGNGRAAYKPTTVGRILLNQQLPEDFGFINEELRRPAVGRVVERLARNYPKAEVARSLDGLKDLCFRFATQSGLTISLDDIKVPADKPRILERRERQAQSTENQFRRGIISDGERRQKEIETWLEATQEVQDEMVEALGGEGLNPLNMMVDSGARGNMMQLRQIAGMRGVVANPRGDMISRPIKSNFREGLSVLEYFISTPGARKGLVDTALRTADSGYLTRRLVDVAQELIINDEDPFENNEPVPGIHVDLRSGDRPLEVRLLGRVLADTVTLDNGTEIAAGEMVTRQLMEHLAADSGLERVRVLSPLTDNSLQGISAKSYGMSLATGALIETGEAVGVIAAQSIGEPGTQLTMRTFHTGGAMELGRSVSDIARGLPRVVELFEARTPKGKATLARSSGVLRVDEPDGQQQRLRVVASDGSEEKHVAVVGARLEFADGGEVEAGDVLVEGNVDPKELLEIKGLRAVQQYLVDEVQAVYREQGVSIHDKHIELIVRQMTRRVLVQESGDSDFLPGERVDARRYRDANRQLITEEKRPAQGRPELMGITKASLATDSWLSAASFQTTTQVLTESAIESRSDDLSGLKENIMIGKLIPAGTGIAKYRNVAPHAPDYVPMEVYSEEYDEFAEGYADVFGVAPETNEAVEPDESPELAAETAGL
- the rpsL gene encoding 30S ribosomal protein S12; protein product: MPTIQQLVRKGRRSKSRKDSTPALKGAPQRRGVCTRVYTTTPKKPNSALRKVARVRLTSGIEVTAYIPGEGHNLQEHSIVLVRGGRVKDIPGVRYKVIRGALDSSGVDERRQARSRYGAKKD